The Kordia sp. SMS9 DNA window ACAACGCGTATAATGATGTGTTTAACCAAAATGCTTGGCCAATTACCATCGAACATTATTATGATTATTTAGATATGTATGTCCGTTTGGTGCCAGACGAAAGCGACGATCCAAATTATCCAAATGCTTGGAAAAGTACCGATACTTCCAACGGTTATAACCAAAAAGTATACGATTTACTATGTCAATTCTATTGGCTAGTCGATCAAAAAGTGCCCGATACGGATTTGTCGATGCAAAGTTTTCCAGAATTTGCAGATTGGTTGGTAAAATTTGCCGTTGCTTGGGGAAGTTTCCTTGATACGACCGAATCATTGACCAAAGATAGTTTGTATTCGTTTAAGCACAACGCGATGTATAACTATCCGTTGTATGCTGATAATGCCTCTACTTGGACAACATTTAATCAGTTTTTCTACAGAGAATTTAATCATGCAGATGCCAAAACAGGAATTTCACCATTGCGCCCAATTGCTGCGCCAGATGATAACGCAACTGTTGTTGCTCCGGCAGATTGTACTTTTAAAGAAGATTATAAAATTGACGATGAAGGAAACGTATTAGACAAAGATGGAAAAGTCACAAAAAATCGTTTGAAACATACGCATGCTATTGGAACCGTTAAAGAACTATTAGACAATAGCGAATACGCAGAAGATTTTTACGGTGGAACCTTTGTACATTACTTTTTAGGACCGTACGATTATCACCGTTTCCATACGCCAATCGGTGGAAAAGTATTGGAAATTAAAGATATTCAAGGAAAAGTATATTTGAATGTAGAAATGATTGACGGACAATGGGACGCACCAGATGGAGCAGGAGATGGATACGAATTCAATCAAGCACGTGGATTAGTGATTGTTGATGGCGGTGAAAAAGTTGGAAAAGTAGCAATTTTACCTATCGGAATGGCGCAAGTTTCTGGTGTGATGATGTATACAAAAGACAATCCACCTGCTGGTGTTCCAGAAGAAAACTTAATTGCAACAGGCGATACCGTTGTTAAAGGACGTGAGTTTGGAAAATTTAGATTTGGAGGTTCAGACATTATCATGCTTTTTGAAAAGCCACAAAAAGATTTATACATGTTTAAAGCAGATCCTGGACATGTGCCAATTCATTTTCAATATGGACAAACGGCAATTTATGTTCAATAAAGTATCAGATTATTTACAATTAAAAAACGCCACAGCAAACTTGTTGTGGCTTTTTTTTAGTATTAAATATCTGTGTTTTTTGCGATATCGTCAATCTCATCAATAACTGTTTTCTTTTTAAAATATTTTCTTGAAGAAATATGGATGAATAAAAATATAAGTGCTAAAAAATCTAAACGTATGTATTGTTCTAAAGCGTTATCACTACCTATCATTAAAGAAGTTTGAAATCCATAGTAAAAATCGAACCAAATACTTACGCTGCCTATTGTAAAGTTGAAGCTAAACGTGATCGCCATAAGCCAAATCAACATTAAAACCCAAGCAGCTTTTTTGCGAATAATTAAAAAGTAATTTAAAGTTAGGACAAGTACGACAAAAACACCAAAAAACAAACTAGAAGGAAAGGTCAAAAAGATAATATATAAAACAACCAACGTTTGAATACTATTGTATAGTAATACTGCTTTTATTTCTGCTGGTAACTCTTTGAGTTGTGATAATATATTTTTTTTCAAAGGCTTGGAAAGTTTCAACACTGTGAATTTATTTAAAAAGTACCATAAAAGTATAGTTTTTTGAATAAATTATGGTTTTATAAAGTATCAGACTTCATAAAACCATTAACGATAACAAAACACTGCGTGCAAAAGAAAAACTCAAAAAGACTGATTCGAAATTTTTATTTGATTGCATTTATTATGAATGTAGCCCTTCCTTGGACATTTGCTTTGTTCAAGATTGGAAATGCAGAAGGCGAAATTATACTTGCATACATTGCTTTTGCCATTTGGTCCGTTGCTTGTCTGTTTTTGTATACAATCTATTTTGCGATTCCTGATTTTACAAAATCTTGGGAAACATCTGCGGCATTTGTATTTCCTTCTGTGTTTTTAGTGCCCGTATTATTTTGGGGAATTGAACTTTTTAGTATTCCTTTCGGGATGAATCTTTTATTTAACTGTATTTGTCTGTTCATCTACAAAAAGCGGATGCGCAACGGCTAATTCTTTGCAGCAGAAGATGAATTTGACCAAAGTAAAACGCCCAACACAAAACCTAAACTCATATAAACAAGATAGATTGTAGGAAGAACGTTCGCAATGGCTTCTTCTGTAAAGAGTTGCACAATCTCTGTTTGTTTGAAAAAAAGCACAATGGTGATGGCGAGCAAAATTCCCAAGCCCAACAATTCGTTGATCCAGTGTTTTTTACGTGTAACAAAAAGATGTCCTGACAAAAATCCCCAAATCCATGGAAGTATGGAAAGTTCTTCGAGTTCTGTTTTTGCTGTTTTGTGATAAACCATCATACAAATAAAAAGTAGCACCAATAGAAATTGTTGAAACCTTCTAATGTTTCTATTTTCTGTTAACAATTCTTTTTGAAAGCAGAAAAATACTGTTTTTAAAAAATTATAGGTCAATATTACATAAAGCGTTATCGACAAAAAATACGCCATGATTGCTGAAAACTGCATGTGAAAGTTGTTTCGGTTAAGTAGTTTAAAAATACGCAAATCACAACGCTGTGAAATACCTAATGGTAGGGAGATTTTTTAGCAGTATTGAGAAATTTCAAAACAGGTCAAATTCAATGTGTCAATTTGATGATTCATTAATTTGAAATTTAATTACATACAAATCTAAAGGAGTGAATTGCTGTTAAGAAATTAGTATTGAGATGTACTATAAACAATGCTAACTTTCAAAAGAGTTCTAAAAACAGTCTTGAATTGCGCACAGCGAATCTAAAAAAGTCTAAAAAACAACAAAACGACGATTCATCCTCAAAATATTACAATTCGGTAGTTTCTTTTTTTGGAACAGTACGGTTTATTAGATATTTGAACCATCAATCACACTACGACTTAGCTCAGTGTAAAAAATCAATCAAAAAATGATCAGTATCGCATTCATCATCATCGAATATGTATTTTCAATCATCTGAAAATTCATGCAAACAAAAAAGTCAAATCATCAAAAAACCAACACAATGAAGAAAATTGTATTAATGTTAAGTTTCGTTTTTTTAGGCAGTATTGCTACTGCGCAAACAAAGTATGAAAAAGGTATGGAAAAAGCGTTTTCATTACTGAAAGAAAAGAAAACAGTAGAAGCGATCAACTTGTTTGAACGGATTTCTTCGGCGAGTCCAACGGAATGGTTGCCATCGTATTACGCAGCTAGAATCAATGTGGTCAATAGTTTTGCCATCAAAGATAAAAGCAAGTTAGCACAGCAACTAGAAAAAGCACAAACATTAATTGATCACGCGTCTAGTATTTCACCGAACAATCCAGAAATTATGGTGGTACAAGCCCTATTATACACGGTTTGGGTTGCGTATGATGGAGCCACTTACGGAATGCAATATGCGCCAAAAGTAAGTGAAATTTACGCGAAAGCGTATGCTATCGACAAAAATAATCCGCGAGTTGTATTGAGTAAAACCGAGTGGGACATGGGAAGCGCACGTTATTTTGGAAAAGATACTACGCCGTATTGTAAAGAACTGGAAAGAGCCAAAGCACTGTTTGAAACCACCACTAAAAAAGACGATTTTAGTCCAAATTGGGGAAAAGAACGTGCTGAAAAATTGGTTTCAGCATGTAAAAACTAAAACCACCGTTTAAAAATCATTAGTATATTTGGTAAATCAATCAAACACACAAGCATGAAAGCGTTTAACAAAGTTATTTTTATCGGAATTGTTATTGGATTTGTTTTATGCGCTATACAATTGATTTTTGATTTTACGGCGGGAAAACCGATACGCATCAATCAAGAATTACTGATTGACTTTGGATTGTATTGTTTGTATTCGATTCCGATTAGTTTGGTAAACTCTTACTTTTTTGAATACATGAATAAACGTGTCGTGTGGACTAAATCAACGCAGCAATATCGAATGTTCATTGGAATTGTAGGGTCGGTTGTGTTAACGATTGCAACTATTTTTATAGCACGATTGGTACATTTGCTCGTTATTAATGGCGAAACGTATGAAGTTTTTATGAAAAGTCAAAGTGCAAATTTTTATTTACAAGCACTTTTAGTAACGGTCTTTTTCTCCGTGTTTTTTCATGCGATTTACTTTTACAAGGAATTGCAAAAAAAGAAAGTTACCGAGCAAAAAATCATTGCAGGAACCGCATCCGCGCAGTTTGATGCCTTAAAAAATCAACTCGATCCGCATTTTTTGTTCAACAGTTTAAATGTACTTAGTTCTTTAATTGATGAAAATCCGCGTCAGGCACAGAAATTTACTTCCGGACTTTCCAAAGTGTATCGGTATGTGTTAGAGCAAAAAAATAAAGAACTCGTTACGGTTGATGAAGAATTGAAATTTGCCAAAACGTATATGAGTTTATTAAAAATGCGTTTTGAAGACAGCATCATTTTTGAAGCTCCTGAAGCGGCAAGCAATCCCGATAGTAAAGTAGTGCCATTATCATTGCAATTGCTGTTAGAAAACGCTGTAAAACACAACATGGTAATGCCGTCAAAACCATTGCACATAAAAATATATGAAGATCGTGGAAACTTAATTATTGAAAACAATCTTCAAGAAAAACAAATTGTAAAAAAGAGTAGTGGCGTAGGTTTAAACAATATCCGACAGCGATATAATTTACTCACACAACGCCAAGTATATATTAACAAAACAGCATCGGATTTTCAAGTAGCGATTCCGATGCTTACAAAACAAAAAGAAATCATGAGAAATGAAATGGTACCACGAATCGAAAGAAGTGGACTAGACGATAGATATATCGAAGCTAGAAAGCATGTAGAAAAACTAAAAGAATTTTATTATAATTTACTATCCTACTGTTTGGTGATTCCGTTTTTGGCATTCATCAACTGGAAAACAAGCTGGGAATTTCAATGGTTTTGGTTTCCAATGCTCGGTTGGGGAATCGGTTTAGCATTTCACGCCATGAGCGTATTTTTTGAAGATGGAAAATTTGGAAGAAACTGGGAACAGCGCAAAATCAAAGAGTTTATGGAACAAGAAGAACGCAAAAGATGGAACTAATGGACGACAATAATAGAGATCAAGAAAGAGCCGAACGTTATTTGCGAGCTCAAAAAAGAGTAGACGATATCAGAGGTTTTTACATTCACTTATTGGTGTATATCTGTGTAAATTTGTTCATCAGCATAAAAAAAATAATGCGCAACATGGAAAATGGAGAAACCTTTGAACAAGCCTTTTATGACTTTGGAACTTATGTTGTGTGGTTAGCTTGGGGAATTGGACTGGCGTTTCACGCGTTCAACGTTTTTTTCAAAAATGGAGTGTTTGGCAGCAATTGGGAAGAACGCAAAATTAGAGAATATATGGAAGATGAAGAAGACAGTCAAAATTGGTATTAATTCTATATATTTTAACAAAGGATGTAGCATAGATAACACAAAAAATAAAGAATCATGGAAAGATTACCATCAAACATAGATACTTCAAATTCATCAGAAACTTATAACAGAGATTATAAAAAAGAGGAAGCGTACTTACGAGCAAAAAAGAAAGTAGAAAAAATCAAAGGTTTTTATGGACATTTGGCTTCGTATGTCATCGTCAATATTTTTATACTTTCAATGATTGGATTCAACTTGGATACAGGCGAAACGTTCTGGAAATTCGGACATTTTTCCACGGCATTTTTCTGGGGAATTGGATTGGCGTTTCACGCAGCAGGCGTTTTTGGACCTGATTTCTTACTAGGTAAAAAGTGGGAAGAACGAAAAATTAAAGAATATATGTCTGATAACCGTCGTAACTGGGAATGACTTTTGAAATGATAAAGGCTTTAGGTTTTGGGAATTAGGTATTAGTACGTTTCTCAAGAACCAACTCTTAACAAATACACAAAATAACAAATACACAAAACAACGAAGCAAAGCGACCACCTAAAAACCAACACCAAAAAATGAAAGTAATCATCATCGAAGACGAAAAACCATCTGCACGACGACTCAATCGAATGTTGGAACGCGAAGAAATGCAAGTGGAAATCATGCTACACTCTGTGGCAGAATCTATTGAATGGTTTCAGAATAATGTACATCCCGATTTGATATTTTTAGACATTCAACTCTCTGACGGATTGTCCTTTGAAATCTTTGAAGTCATAGAAGTCACGTCAGCAATCATCTTTACAACTGCGTATGATGAATATGCGTTGCAAGCTTTCAAACTGAACAGTATTGACTATTTGCTCAAACCGATTGATGAAGACGAATTGATTACTGCGGTGCAAAAATACAAAGCGCGCACGCCAAAAGCACAAAATGTGCAACTCAACTTTGAAGACATCAAAAAACTATTGGTCAATCCGATAGAACGCACTTATAAAAAACGTTATACTGTAAAAGTGGGACAACACTTAAAAATGATTCCTATTGATGAAATTGAGTGTTTTTACAGTGAAAACAAAGGAACTTATGCATATACCGTTGAAGGCAGAAACTATCTGCTAGAAACTTCTTTGGAAAACTTAGAAAATGAACTATCTCCAGAAATCTTCTATCGTGTCAGTAGAAAATTTTACGTAAACATCAATGCGATCAAAGACATCATAAGTTACACCAATTCCCGTTTACAAATAAAACTACACAACTTCCACGAACAAGAAATCATCGTAAGTCGCGAACGCGTAAAAGACTTTAAAAATTGGTTGAATTAAACTTCGACTTCGCTCAGTTTACTTATTTTTTGAATAATGAATACTGAATAATGAATAACGAATAATGAATAATGAATAATGAATAATGAATAACGAATACTGAATACTGAACAACGAATACTGAACACCGAATACTGAACACCGAATACCAAACGTCACCTCGAGTGGTTTTTCGAAATGTTTATATTGAGCGTAGTCGAAATGAAATGAAGAAAAAGTGTATCGAGAAGTACTTTGAAATTATAAATGTAAAATCTAAAAGCAAAGCGCTCTAACATTCTAAGAGTAAGAACGAGTCTAAGAGCGCCAGCAAGTCCAAATTACAAATTAATCGCAAACAACAATCCAATTGTATTGATTCCGGTAATTTTTTGTTCATCCACAATTCCTTTATTAGGATCGCTATCAATTCGGTTAAAATCTCCTTGTGTATTAAACATGATACCAAGACTTGTTTTATGATTGAAATTGTATGACAAGCCAATTCCTGTTTGCAAACCAAAATTCCAACCTTCATA harbors:
- a CDS encoding 2TM domain-containing protein, which encodes MKAFNKVIFIGIVIGFVLCAIQLIFDFTAGKPIRINQELLIDFGLYCLYSIPISLVNSYFFEYMNKRVVWTKSTQQYRMFIGIVGSVVLTIATIFIARLVHLLVINGETYEVFMKSQSANFYLQALLVTVFFSVFFHAIYFYKELQKKKVTEQKIIAGTASAQFDALKNQLDPHFLFNSLNVLSSLIDENPRQAQKFTSGLSKVYRYVLEQKNKELVTVDEELKFAKTYMSLLKMRFEDSIIFEAPEAASNPDSKVVPLSLQLLLENAVKHNMVMPSKPLHIKIYEDRGNLIIENNLQEKQIVKKSSGVGLNNIRQRYNLLTQRQVYINKTASDFQVAIPMLTKQKEIMRNEMVPRIERSGLDDRYIEARKHVEKLKEFYYNLLSYCLVIPFLAFINWKTSWEFQWFWFPMLGWGIGLAFHAMSVFFEDGKFGRNWEQRKIKEFMEQEERKRWN
- a CDS encoding 2TM domain-containing protein — encoded protein: MERLPSNIDTSNSSETYNRDYKKEEAYLRAKKKVEKIKGFYGHLASYVIVNIFILSMIGFNLDTGETFWKFGHFSTAFFWGIGLAFHAAGVFGPDFLLGKKWEERKIKEYMSDNRRNWE
- a CDS encoding LytTR family DNA-binding domain-containing protein, yielding MKVIIIEDEKPSARRLNRMLEREEMQVEIMLHSVAESIEWFQNNVHPDLIFLDIQLSDGLSFEIFEVIEVTSAIIFTTAYDEYALQAFKLNSIDYLLKPIDEDELITAVQKYKARTPKAQNVQLNFEDIKKLLVNPIERTYKKRYTVKVGQHLKMIPIDEIECFYSENKGTYAYTVEGRNYLLETSLENLENELSPEIFYRVSRKFYVNINAIKDIISYTNSRLQIKLHNFHEQEIIVSRERVKDFKNWLN
- a CDS encoding 2TM domain-containing protein, translated to MDDNNRDQERAERYLRAQKRVDDIRGFYIHLLVYICVNLFISIKKIMRNMENGETFEQAFYDFGTYVVWLAWGIGLAFHAFNVFFKNGVFGSNWEERKIREYMEDEEDSQNWY
- a CDS encoding phosphatidylserine decarboxylase, with amino-acid sequence MENTSVHSHSDVVTALKTLLDANPPMKIALEASLIAARISAETSLNSDLYNAYNDVFNQNAWPITIEHYYDYLDMYVRLVPDESDDPNYPNAWKSTDTSNGYNQKVYDLLCQFYWLVDQKVPDTDLSMQSFPEFADWLVKFAVAWGSFLDTTESLTKDSLYSFKHNAMYNYPLYADNASTWTTFNQFFYREFNHADAKTGISPLRPIAAPDDNATVVAPADCTFKEDYKIDDEGNVLDKDGKVTKNRLKHTHAIGTVKELLDNSEYAEDFYGGTFVHYFLGPYDYHRFHTPIGGKVLEIKDIQGKVYLNVEMIDGQWDAPDGAGDGYEFNQARGLVIVDGGEKVGKVAILPIGMAQVSGVMMYTKDNPPAGVPEENLIATGDTVVKGREFGKFRFGGSDIIMLFEKPQKDLYMFKADPGHVPIHFQYGQTAIYVQ